A genomic window from Camelina sativa cultivar DH55 chromosome 2, Cs, whole genome shotgun sequence includes:
- the LOC104746793 gene encoding DEAD-box ATP-dependent RNA helicase 8-like has protein sequence MNNRGRYPPGNGAGRGAINPNPNYQSRQGYYQQQPQPQYVQRGGYAQNHHQQAPSQPHQYQQQQQQQQQWLRRAQIPSGGNSNGDAVVEVEKTVQSEVIDPNSEDWKAKLKLPAPDTRYRTEDVTATKGNEFEDYFLKRELLMGIYEKGFERPSPIQEESIPIALTGRDILARAKNGTGKTAAFCIPVLDKIGQDNNVIQAVIIVPTRELALQTSQVCKELGKHLKIQVMVTTGGTSLKDDIMRLYQPVHLLVGTPGRILDLTKKGVCVLKDCSVLVMDEADKLLSQEFQPSVEHLISFLPENRQILMFSATFPVTVKAFKDRFLTNPYVINLMDELTLKGVTQFYAFVEERQKIHCLNTLFSKLQINQSIIFCNSVNRVELLAKKITELGYSCFYIHAKMLQDHRNRVFHDFRNGACRNLVCTDLFTRGIDIQAVNVVINFDFPKNAETYLHRVGRSGRFGHLGLAVNLITYEDRFNLYVFLS, from the exons ATGAACAATCGAGGAAGGTATCCTCCCGGAAATGGCGCTGGCCGTGGTGCCattaaccctaaccctaattaCCAATCACGGCAGGGCTATTATCAACAGCAACCACAGCCACAATACGTTCAGCGCGGTGGTTACGCTCAGAATCACCACCAACAAGCGCCGTCTCAGCCACATCAATaccaacaacagcaacagcaacaacaacaatggcttCGACGAGCTCAGATCCCCTCCGGCGGTAACAGTAACGGTGATGCAGTTGTAGAAGTTGAGAAAACTGTTCAGTCCGAAGTTATCGACCCAAA TTCAGAAGATTGGAAGGCTAAGCTAAAACTACCCGCACCTGATACTCGCTACAGAACAGAG GATGTGACAGCCACCAAAGGGAACGAGTTTGAAGATTATTTTTTGAAACGGGAGCTTCTCATGGGGATTTATGAGAAGGGTTTTGAAAGACCTTCTCCTATTCAGGAAGAGAGTATTCCAATTGCCTTAACTGGTAGAGATATCCTTGCCAGAGCAAAGAACGGGACTGGGAAGACTGCCGCCTTTTGTATTCCTGTCTTGGATAAAATTGGCCAAGATAACAACGTTATTCAAG CTGTTATAATTGTTCCAACTCGAGAATTAGCCCTTCAGACATCACAAGTGTGTAAGGAGCTGGGTAAGCATTTGAAGATTCAAGTCATGGTGACCACAGGGGGAACCAGTCTGAAAGACGATATTATGCGTTTGTATCAGCCTGTCCATTTACTGGTAGGAACTCCTGGCAGAATTCTTGATCTTACCAAGAAAGGTGTTTGTGTTTTGAAAGATTGTTCGGTGCTCGTTATGGATGAG GCTGATAAGCTTTTGTCTCAAGAGTTCCAACCTTCAGTGGAACATTTGATTAGCTTTCTTCCGGAAAATCGACAGATATTGATGTTCTCAGCCACGTTTCCTGTCACTGTCAAGGCTTTTAAGGATAGATTTCTGACGAATCCTTACGTCATCAATCTCATGGATGAACTTACGCTCAAGGGTGTTACCCAATTCTATGCATTCGTAGAAGAGAGACAGAAGATTCATTGCTTGAATACACTATTCTCCAAG ctGCAAATTAACCAATCAATCATATTCTGTAATTCTGTAAACCGTGTGGAGCTCTTAGCTAAAAAAATCACAGAACTTGGGTATTCGTGCTTTTACATTCATGCAAAGATGCTTCAAGACCACCGGAACAGAGTGTTCCATGATTTTCGCAACGGTGCATGCCGGAATCTCGTGTGTACTG ACTTGTTCACACGTGGGATTGACATTCAAGCAGTCAATGTGGTGATAAACTTTGATTTCCCCAAAAATGCAGAAACTTATCTCCATAGG GTTGGTCGATCAGGAAGGTTTGGCCATCTTGGTTTAGCTGTGAATCTTATCACCTATGAGGACCGATTTAACCTGTATGTCTTTCTCTCTTGA
- the LOC104712161 gene encoding remorin: MESGIPIQRGEEQSKIIKAWKELKITKVNNKTQKRLLDISGWEKKETTKIESELARIQRKMDIKKMEKSEKLRSKKAAVHAKAQEKKAHVQTRRAREILDAEEEAARFQASGQIPKKPSLSCF; encoded by the exons ATGGAGTCGGGTATTCCGATACAAAGAG GAGAAGAGCAGTCAAAAATCATCAAAGCATGGAAAGAACTAAAAATAACAAAGGTCAATAACAA GACTCAGAAGAGGCTCTTAGACATTTCAGGATgggagaaaaaggaaacaaccaaGATCGAATCTGAACTCGCTAGAATTCAG CGGAAGATGGACAttaagaagatggagaaatcagagAAACTAAGGAGCAAAAAAGCGGCAGTTCATGCAAAGGCACAAGAGAAGAAGGCACATGTTCAAACCAGACGTGCTCGAGAGATCCTTGATGCGGAAGAAGAAGCTGCTAGGTTTCAAGCCTCGGGACAGATACCCAAGAAGCCATCTTTAAGCTGCTTCTGA
- the LOC104712169 gene encoding actin-depolymerizing factor 8 isoform X2 — protein sequence MANSASGMNVSDECKIKFLELKAKRTYRFIVFKIDEKAQQVEIEKLGNPEETYDDFTSSIPDDECRYAVYDFDFTTEDNCQKSKIFFIAWSPDTSRVRSKMLYASSKDRFKREMEGIQVELQATDPSEMSLDIIQGRVNNL from the exons ATG GCGAATTCAGCGTCTGGGATGAATGTGAGTGATGAATGCAAGATAAAGTTCTTGGAGTTGAAAGCAAAGAGGACTTACAGGTTCATCGTGTTCAAAATCGATGAGAAGGCACAGCAAGTGGAGATAGAAAAGCTTGGGAATCCAGAAGAAACTTACGATGATTTTACAAGTTCGATCCCTGATGATGAATGTAGATACGCTGTCTATGACTTTGACTTCACCACCGAGGATAACTGTCAGAAGAGCAAGATCTTTTTCATCGCCTG GTCACCAGATACATCAAGGGTGAGGAGTAAGATGTTGTACGCAAGCTCAAAAGACAGGTTCAAGAGAGAAATGGAAGGGATTCAAGTGGAACTGCAAGCAACAGATCCTAGCGAGATGAGCCTTGACATCATCCAAGGACGAGTCAATAATCTCTGA
- the LOC104712169 gene encoding actin-depolymerizing factor 8 isoform X1, whose amino-acid sequence MLCVCLCVCVVQANSASGMNVSDECKIKFLELKAKRTYRFIVFKIDEKAQQVEIEKLGNPEETYDDFTSSIPDDECRYAVYDFDFTTEDNCQKSKIFFIAWSPDTSRVRSKMLYASSKDRFKREMEGIQVELQATDPSEMSLDIIQGRVNNL is encoded by the exons atgttgtgtgtgtgtttgtgtgtgtgtgtggtgcaGGCGAATTCAGCGTCTGGGATGAATGTGAGTGATGAATGCAAGATAAAGTTCTTGGAGTTGAAAGCAAAGAGGACTTACAGGTTCATCGTGTTCAAAATCGATGAGAAGGCACAGCAAGTGGAGATAGAAAAGCTTGGGAATCCAGAAGAAACTTACGATGATTTTACAAGTTCGATCCCTGATGATGAATGTAGATACGCTGTCTATGACTTTGACTTCACCACCGAGGATAACTGTCAGAAGAGCAAGATCTTTTTCATCGCCTG GTCACCAGATACATCAAGGGTGAGGAGTAAGATGTTGTACGCAAGCTCAAAAGACAGGTTCAAGAGAGAAATGGAAGGGATTCAAGTGGAACTGCAAGCAACAGATCCTAGCGAGATGAGCCTTGACATCATCCAAGGACGAGTCAATAATCTCTGA
- the LOC104746804 gene encoding FT-interacting protein 1-like has translation MSNIKLGVEVISAQGLFQRDKHNSCSPFVELKFDNQIFRTTTKPNDPNPVWHECFYFCFYFVVSDPSVLSNSTLEAHVYSYQNEFDANPFLGKVRVNGTSFVPHSEAAPFNYPLEKRSLFSRARGELGLRVFITDDPSVTPSVPTPVPESPQAYRSSPRKEPVKSIIAGDASMATDERIELKPKXMEHVSXEEMRFLYVRVVKARDLPNRDLTGSLDPYVEVKVGNFKGVTTHFDKNSDPEWNQVFAFARDNLQSNFLEVVVKDKDIVLDDFVGKVKFDLNEVRSRAPPDSPLAPEWYRLENKRGEKKNYEIMLAVWEGTQADEAFGDAIFSDSLVSSDSSNIISANLRSKVYHSPRLWYLKVKIIEAQDVIIASDKSRHPEAFVRIKIGNQMLRTKVSQKGIHPKWGDEFTFVVAEPFEEPMVISVEDHAAPNKDEPVGKAVIHLSDIEKCTDDRAHGPHHGRWVHLEDSISDALDADRAKKVKFATRLHYRAVLDGGYHVFDESMYYSSDLRPSAKQLWKPAIGVLELGILNANVFHSMKTRDGKGTSDTYVVAKYGHKWVRTRTVINSMTPKYNEQYTWEVFDPATVLTICVFDNAHFSAGNSGINRDQPIGKVRIRMSTLQTGHIYTHAYPLLVLQPSGLKKRGELHLAVKFTCTSVSSMLLKYTKPLLPRLHYIQPLPENHQEMLRGEALKIVVSRLGRSEPPLRREVVEYMADSRSHLFSMRRSKANFNRFTKVFSGVISVWKWMEQVCTWRTPVTTALVHVLYTMLVVFPEMILPTVFLYMAVIGLWNYRFKPRFPPHMDSKLSHAESVNADELDEEFDTFPTMRAPDIVKMRYDRLRSVAGKVQSVAGDIAAQGERVQALLSWRDPRATAIFVTFCFLIAMVLYITPFKLVALLSGYYFMRHPKFRYRIPSAPFNFFRRLPAMSDSML, from the exons ATGAGCAATATTAAGCTAGGAGTTGAAGTGATTAGCGCACAGGGCCTGTTTCAGAGAGACAAACATAACTCATGTAGTCCTTTCGTGGAGCTCAAGTTCGACAACCAGATATTTCGCACGACGACCAAACCCAATGACCCAAATCCTGTCTGGCACGAGTGTTTTTACTTC TGTTTTTACTTCGTTGTCTCTGATCCTTCCGTCTTGTCAAATAGTACACTTGAAGCTCACGTCTACAGCTACCAGAATGAATTCGATGCTAACCCCTTTCTTGGCAAAGTTCGAGTCAACGGAACATCTTTTGTTCCTCACTCTGAAGCAGCTCCTTTCAATTACCCTTTAGAGAAACGCAGTCTTTTCTCTCGAGCGCGTGGAGAACTTGGCTTGAGAGTTTTTATCACAGACGATCCTTCAGTTACACCTTCTGTCCCAACCCCGGTTCCAGAATCTCCTCAAGCTTATAGATCAAGTCCGCGCAAAGAACCTGTGAAGTCCATAATCGCAGGTGACGCAAGTATGGCTACTGATGAGAGGATAGAGCTAAAGCCTAAATNAATGGAGC ATGTTTCGTNTGAAGAGATGAGATTCCTCTACGTGAGAGTTGTGAAGGCCCGTGATCTTCCCAACAGAGACCTTACAGGGAGCCTAGATCCCTATGTCGAAGTAAAAGTTGGAAACTTCAAAGGTGTTACCACGCATTTCGACAAGAATTCAGATCCGGAGTGGAACCAAGTCTTTGCCTTCGCTAGAGATAATCTTCAGTCCAACTTTCTTGAAGTTGTAGTGAAGGATAAAGACATTGTCCTTGATGACTTTGTTGGGAAAGTTAAATTCGATCTCAATGAGGTTCGGTCTCGTGCTCCTCCGGATAGTCCTTTAGCTCCCGAATGGTACAGACTGGAGAACAAGAGAGGCGAGAAGAAGAATTATGAGATAATGCTTGCTGTGTGGGAGGGAACTCAGGCTGATGAAGCTTTCGGGGATGCGATTTTCTCAGATTCATTGGTGTCTTCAGATAGCTCGAATATTATATCCGCTAACCTCCGCTCAAAAGTGTACCATTCGCCTCGGCTATGGTACCTAAAGGTGAAAATAATAGAGGCTCAAGACGTCATCATCGCGTCTGACAAATCCCGTCATCCTGAGGCCTTTGTGAGAATCAAAATCGGTAATCAGATGTTAAGGACTAAAGTTTCTCAAAAAGGCATTCATCCGAAATGGGGAGATGAATTCACGTTTGTAGTTGCAGAGCCGTTTGAGGAACCTATGGTCATCTCAGTAGAAGATCATGCTGCTCCTAACAAAGACGAGCCAGTAGGAAAAGCTGTGATTCATTTGTCTGACATTGAGAAATGTACAGATGATAGAGCCCATGGTCCTCATCATGGCCGTTGGGTTCATCTAGAAGACTCCATCTCAGACGCTTTGGATGCTGATAGAGCCAAGAAAGTGAAATTTGCTACTAGACTCCATTATAGGGCGGTTCTTGATGGAGGCTACCACGTTTTTGATGAGTCTATGTATTACAGCAGCGATCTCAGACCATCGGCGAAACAGCTCTGGAAACCAGCAATAGGAGTCTTGGAGCTCGGGATACTTAACGCAAATGTGTTTCACTCGATGAAAACTCGGGATGGGAAAGGTACTTCGGACACATACGTTGTTGCCAAATACGGTCACAAATGGGTTCGAACACGAACAGTAATCAACAGCATGACTCCAAAGTACAATGAGCAATACACATGGGAGGTGTTTGATCCTGCAACGGTTTTAACCATCTGCGTCTTTGACAACGCTCATTTCTCAGCTGGAAACAGTGGAATCAACAGAGATCAGCCTATTGGGAAAGTACGTATTAGAATGTCGACTCTTCAGACGGGCCATATCTACACGCACGCTTACCCTTTACTTGTTCTACAACCTTCTGGTCTTAAGAAAAGAGGGGAGCTTCACTTAGCCGTGAAATTTACCTGCACATCGGTCTCCAGTATGCTTTTGAAATACACCAAGCCTCTCTTGCCTAGATTGCATTACATACAACCGTTACCTGAAAACCATCAGGAAATGCTTAGGGGGGAGGCTCTCAAGATAGTCGTGTCTCGTTTAGGGAGGTCTGAGCCACCGCTGAGACGGGAAGTGGTTGAGTATATGGCAGATTCGAGAAGTCATTTGTTCAGCATGAGGCGAAGCAAAGCAAACTTCAATAGGTTCACGAAGGTGTTCTCGGGTGTGATCTCGGTATGGAAATGGATGGAACAAGTGTGCACGTGGAGGACACCTGTGACGACGGCTCTGGTTCACGTGCTGTACACGATGCTTGTAGTGTTTCCAGAGATGATATTGCCGACTGTGTTTCTGTATATGGCTGTGATTGGGTTGTGGAATTACAGGTTTAAGCCCAGGTTTCCTCCTCATATGGACTCCAAACTATCTCATGCAGAGAGTGTGAATGCTGATGAGCTCGACGAAGAGTTTGATACCTTCCCGACCATGAGGGCTCCGGACATTGTGAAAATGAG GTACGACAGGCTGAGAAGTGTGGCCGGGAAGGTTCAGTCGGTGGCTGGAGACATAGCAGCACAGGGAGAGAGAGTGCAGGCGCTGCTGAGCTGGCGTGATCCACGCGCAACAGCTATTTTCGTGAcattctgtttcttgattgCGATGGTTCTCTACATTACCCCTTTTAAACTTGTGGCTCTCCTCTCAGGCTACTACTTCATGCGACACCCTAAGTTCCGGTACCGCATCCCCTCCGCTCCCTTCAACTTTTTCCGACGACTTCCGGCCATGTCCGACTCTATGTTGTGA
- the LOC104712178 gene encoding probable serine/threonine-protein kinase At5g41260, with protein sequence MGGQCSNLSGCCRNSSHKTAVLESPDLENGESSEITDVPNFREYTLEQLKSATSGFAVEYIVSEHGEKAPNVVYKGKLENQKKIAVKRFTRMAWPDARQFLEEARSVGQLRSERMANLLGCCCEGDERLLVAEFMPNETLAKHLFHWETQPMKWTMRLRVVLYLAQALEYCTSKGRILYHDLNAYRVLFDEECNPRLSTFGLMKNSRDGKSYSTNLAFTPPEYLRTGRITPESVIYSFGTLLLDLLSGKHIPPSHALDLIRDRNLQTLTDSCLDGQFSDSDGTELVRLASRCLQYEARERPNTKSLVTALTPLQKETEVPSHVLMGLPHSGSVSPLSPLGEACSRRDLTAMLEILDKLGYKDDEGVTNELSFQMWTDQMQESLNSKKKGDMAFRQKEFREAIECYTQFIDGGMISPTVCARRSLCYLMSDMPKEALDDAHQAQVISPVWHIASYLQSASLAFLGMEKESQIALKEGSNLEAKRNSGSRVK encoded by the exons atGGGAGGTCAATGCTCTAACCTGAGTGGGTGTTGCCGGAACTCTTCACACAAGACAGCTGTTCTTGAATCTCCTGATCTTG AGAATGGAGAGAGTAGTGAGATCACTGATGTGCCTAATTTCCGGGAGTATACATTAGAACAGCTCAAGTCGGCTACTTCTGGTTTTGCTGTCGAGTATATTGTGTCTGAACATGGAGAAAAGGCTCCAAATGTTGTCTATAAAGGGAAATTGGAGAATCAAAAGAAGATTGCTGTCAAGCGTTTCACAAGAATGGCGTGGCCTGATGCACGTCAATTCCTG GAGGAAGCGAGGTCGGTTGGTCAGCTGCGGAGTGAGAGAATGGCCAATTTACTCGGTTGTTGCTGTGAAGGTGATGAGAGGTTACTTGTAGCAGAATTTATGCCCAATGAAACACTAGCCAAACACCTTTTCCACT GGGAAACACAACCTATGAAATGGACTATGAGGCTACGAGTTGTTTTGTATCTAGCACAAGCTCTTGAATACTGCACCAGCAAAGGCCGTATTCTTTATCACGACCTCAATGCTTACCGGGTTTTGTTTGATGAg GAATGCAATCCAAGACTTTCTACTTTTGGTTTGATGAAGAATAGTCGGGACGGAAAAAGTTACAGCACTAATCTTGCTTTCACCCCTCCTGAGTATCTACGAACTG GGAGAATTACTCCAGAGAGTGTGATATACAGCTTTGGTACTCTTCTGCTTGATCTTCTCAGCGGAAAACATATACCTCCTAGCCAT GCCCTCGATCTGATTAGAGACAGGAATCTTCAGACACTAACAGATTCTTGCCTAGATGGGCAATTCTCTGACAGCGATGGCACAGAGCTAGTACGCCTGGCGTCTCGTTGTCTTCAGTACGAAGCTCGTGAGCGGCCAAACACGAAATCTTTGGTGACTGCCTTGACGCCACTTCAGAAGGAAACAGAG GTCCCGTCTCATGTTCTAATGGGTCTACCGCACAGTGGTTCAGTCTCTCCTCTGTCCCCTCTTGGTGAGGCTTGTTCAAGAAGGGACCTGACCGCTATGCTTGAGATCTTGGATAAACTTGGATACAAAGACGACGAGGGTGTCACCAATGAG CTCTCGTTTCAAATGTGGACAGACCAGATGCAAGAGTCTTTGAACTCGAAGAAGAAGGGTGATATGGCTTTCAGGCAAAAAGAATTTAGAGAGGCCATTGAGTGTTACACGCAG TTTATTGATGGAGGAATGATATCTCCAACAGTGTGTGCACGCCGTAGTCTGTGTTACCTGATGAGTGACATGCCGAAAGAAGCTTTAGATGATGCACATCAGGCTCAGGTGATCTCTCCCGTGTGGCACATCGCGTCATATCTGCAGTCTGCTTCCCTTGCTTTCCTGGGGATGGAGAAGGAGTCTCAAATCGCACTCAAAGAGGGATCGAACCTTGAAGCAAAGAGGAATTCAGGTTCTCGAGTGAAGTAA